The following is a genomic window from Episyrphus balteatus chromosome 1, idEpiBalt1.1, whole genome shotgun sequence.
aagctacagcctaaacggatagaccgattgatgtcaaacttggtgtgtagcgttatttggcgactctccagaggggtttttggaattaatttttttggaccaaaaataacggtacttgtcatataccgattttagtaaaattgaaatatctcaaaaacggcacagagaaaaatatgacccgctaaaaactaacagattgccatattgttttaccgtccatacatttcataaggaaatcttattaaaatcaacgattaataaggtttttttaaggagatttcttattatttttatagagaaaatcttattaaaatttgactgaaaagttgattttttttgcaacttagcactagaacaaaaatcgcgatcaatattttcatggcaggttggttcaggtggtaaggtgggcgactaatgatttgaagtctccagttcgattcccaacctggtcatcgttttttttatttttttgcagattttaaaacaataaggaaaacccgattgttttaataaggtttccttcttggatgaaaaccatagagaaatcttattgtttttattctattttatgtggtctatttttctctgtgggCTCCaaggattttgtttaaaaaattcaaatgttagttttaagctaaggtctatctttaaatgaaaactttttttttgaaaatcattattaacgtttttttttcaaatccgattatctccgaaactgctatatcgacgaaactttttgtgaagaagcatttatataattcaaatataagcccaaaaataaatttccaaaaaaataatttttggatttaaaaaaaaaatttgaatttttttttttgaaaaatcaaattttcgaaaacgggatgttaattagtgatttctacaaaatggcataccaattttattttaaaacattttttccaaaaaattatttataagaaattagtttttttaaaaaacgactctaacgatttaaaaaaattttttattgattttaattcaagaaaggtcattaatataatattaatttttataggAACTATAAGAATCTGAGAACTTCCATCAATCTTTCCACCTCTTCAAAggaaaaatgttccacatacgccacagtgacccgaaTCTATTTCTATTTATATTTGGTTATTCAAAATCTTATGAATATATCTGAATCTGGTTAGCAATATCTCGGCATGAAGTGAGAGTCAAACCATCTTTGGCGAGTAacgtcaaaaataataatttaattgtaaAGAATTCAACTAATAAAAAActacgtaaattgtttttaaattattcttattattgtttgttttgttgaatcATCCTCCTATTCATCCTCAAAATGAACAATATTTACCAAAATATTTATCCAAATTTGCCAAACATCGTAATAAATCATTctcaagtaaacaaaaaaaaaacttttttcttctaaattctaatcttttattttgttgttgaaatTTGGATATCACATTTccattaatttatataaataatatgactacttccagttttttttttttttttttaatttttggaaatctTATAATTTGCTTTGCATATCTTTACGCTCAAGTTGGGCGTAAATTGTTCCGTGTGGTTTATCCACTGGAATAAATACTTCATTGTTTTCTCCAGGCACCAATCCTTGGAAAGGTTTCGTATCGAAATTAAAGTAATGCTTATTTGGCATTGTCATTGAAATCGCTGAAatctgcagaaaaaaaaatcagcttaAGAGGgctgaaagatttaaaaaggaTAAAAGAATGTACCTGTGGAATCATATCAAGGACTTCCTTCTCAGCCAAATACAATGTGTGTTGAACACTTGGTGACGTCACACCAACATATGGATCTCCAGCAAAATTCTTAATAATAACATTCCTCACAGTATTCCAAACACTGCAAAACTTCAAGTTATCAAGTTTTGAATACTCCCAATTGCAATCGACCACAGTGCTGAAAATTCTATCATACTGATCCGGAAGTGAACGATACTCGTCGTTAACGAAATTAACAAACGACGATTGTGTCGTCTTAAGGACACGCAATCCCTTTAGACCACTGATGACAGTTGGTGTGGCAGCTGTACACAAAGataacaaaacagaatttaaaatcatttataaGGACTTGCAAACCAAATCACTATTTCAACCCACCATCTCGCTTGAAAATTACATCACAATATCTCGAGGCAGTCGGTGTAAAGACGAAGGCATGATTGTGCTTCTGCCTGTTGTTGAAGGAACTAAAGTTACTGTTTG
Proteins encoded in this region:
- the LOC129916850 gene encoding uricase, which codes for MFAHKLFKGTQANSQADVSADPNYCIVDHGYGKDAVKLLHVLRNGPAHTIKEFEIGTHLKLNTQKDYLKGDNSDIVATDSQKNTIYLLAKKHGIQNPEEFGILLSKHFLSKYSHVNEVHVHVEEYPWQRICQEETGCMEPPGTTNSNFSSFNNRQKHNHAFVFTPTASRYCDVIFKRDAATPTVISGLKGLRVLKTTQSSFVNFVNDEYRSLPDQYDRIFSTVVDCNWEYSKLDNLKFCSVWNTVRNVIIKNFAGDPYVGVTSPSVQHTLYLAEKEVLDMIPQISAISMTMPNKHYFNFDTKPFQGLVPGENNEVFIPVDKPHGTIYAQLERKDMQSKL